One window of Candidatus Desulfatibia profunda genomic DNA carries:
- a CDS encoding MFS transporter gives MKTDDKLPRAFKYGRYIEAQSDWFPALVLLAHTFATAVTTFFMAVYFKDGLGFSGNQIGMLFSAQALTGMLAAIPAGIGNDRFSSRNLIIAGLLAQAVCFFLMALIKTFFAVATVFFFCSLSSWVFRLSIDIHFLKTNNNRAIGTRIGFFQAWRYVGLALGTVVTGYFIARLDFAKSLVAVGIACFFLAILSGSVRPTSVARVRWADYKADFSNRKVLLFSAWMLLFATHWGAEQTSYGLFLRQQLHLSFSGMGWYMASEFLAIIFAVLIGGNLIGKRQLGRKIAIFGLAASGLGHIGMIIPLVYVSVLFRILHGVGDGCMILILYYGIFRFFSPEHLGGNAGMINLVTMIGYIIGATVYGPLGEFFGYGHPFWISGLTTIFLIVPLVAIRPYPAAICQSNKPLLKMSS, from the coding sequence ATGAAAACGGACGATAAATTGCCAAGAGCCTTTAAATACGGACGTTATATTGAAGCTCAGTCCGATTGGTTCCCAGCCCTGGTACTTCTGGCGCATACCTTTGCCACGGCAGTTACAACCTTTTTTATGGCGGTCTATTTCAAGGACGGGCTTGGGTTTTCCGGAAACCAGATCGGAATGTTGTTTTCCGCCCAGGCCCTTACGGGGATGCTGGCGGCAATTCCGGCTGGCATAGGAAATGACCGCTTTTCCAGCAGAAATTTGATAATTGCCGGCCTCTTGGCGCAAGCCGTATGTTTTTTCCTCATGGCCTTAATCAAAACATTTTTTGCCGTTGCCACGGTTTTCTTCTTCTGCTCACTGTCAAGCTGGGTATTTAGATTGAGCATCGACATTCATTTTCTAAAAACCAATAACAACAGGGCCATAGGAACGAGAATCGGCTTTTTTCAAGCCTGGCGTTATGTCGGGTTGGCGCTCGGTACCGTAGTTACCGGCTACTTCATCGCCAGGCTCGACTTTGCGAAAAGTCTCGTTGCGGTCGGTATCGCCTGTTTTTTTCTGGCGATTCTTTCCGGTTCCGTGCGGCCGACATCTGTTGCCCGAGTCAGATGGGCCGATTATAAAGCAGATTTTTCCAATCGCAAGGTGTTGCTTTTTTCGGCCTGGATGCTTTTGTTTGCAACCCATTGGGGGGCTGAACAGACCAGTTACGGACTTTTTCTCAGACAGCAGTTGCATTTGTCCTTCAGCGGCATGGGATGGTACATGGCATCCGAGTTTCTGGCCATCATCTTTGCCGTGCTGATTGGCGGCAATTTGATCGGAAAAAGGCAACTCGGCCGCAAAATAGCCATTTTCGGTCTGGCTGCCTCAGGTCTTGGGCATATCGGCATGATCATTCCTTTGGTTTACGTGTCGGTTCTTTTTCGCATATTGCATGGGGTCGGCGATGGTTGCATGATTTTGATACTCTATTACGGTATCTTTCGCTTTTTTTCGCCGGAGCATCTGGGCGGCAATGCCGGAATGATCAATCTGGTTACTATGATCGGCTATATTATCGGCGCTACGGTCTATGGCCCGTTAGGAGAATTTTTCGGCTACGGCCATCCCTTTTGGATCAGCGGCTTGACTACGATCTTTTTGATTGTCCCCTTGGTTGCCATCCGGCCCTATCCTGCGGCGATCTGCCAATCGAACAAACCCCTGCTCAAAATGAGTTCCTGA
- the rpsF gene encoding 30S ribosomal protein S6 translates to MRRYETIFIVDPDLSGEEHAPLFERLKLLFPQMGGFLVSIDEWGLRKLAYEIKKKTRGHYVRLDYCGTGTLVNEIERFFRIDDRVLKYLTVLIEEDVDLESLKEELAKAEIKADRPDQVKESNTEPTAAVTVESETDTTASQTVPVESNKEEL, encoded by the coding sequence ATGAGAAGGTACGAAACCATCTTTATTGTTGATCCTGATCTCTCAGGTGAAGAACACGCTCCCCTCTTTGAACGCTTAAAACTCCTGTTTCCCCAAATGGGAGGGTTTCTGGTTTCGATTGACGAATGGGGACTCCGAAAGCTTGCTTATGAAATCAAGAAAAAAACCCGTGGACATTATGTTCGATTGGACTATTGCGGAACAGGAACCCTTGTCAACGAAATTGAACGGTTTTTTCGTATTGATGATCGGGTACTGAAATACTTGACGGTCTTAATCGAAGAGGATGTTGACCTTGAAAGTTTAAAAGAAGAATTGGCCAAGGCAGAAATCAAAGCAGACCGACCCGATCAAGTCAAGGAATCCAACACTGAGCCAACCGCTGCTGTAACCGTTGAATCTGAGACGGATACAACAGCTAGCCAAACAGTCCCAGTGGAAAGCAATAAAGAGGAGTTATAG
- a CDS encoding 30S ribosomal protein S18, which yields MTAVNRTVRKPGPNRKKRVFHRRKICRFCADTSLVIEYKDEKSLKYFITERGKIIPRRISGTCAKHQRSLTQAIKRARAIALLPFVGTLDYS from the coding sequence ATGACCGCTGTTAATCGTACCGTACGCAAACCCGGCCCAAACAGAAAGAAAAGAGTTTTTCATCGTCGCAAAATATGTCGTTTTTGTGCGGATACCAGCCTGGTTATCGAGTACAAGGATGAAAAGTCACTCAAATATTTCATAACAGAACGCGGTAAAATTATACCCAGGCGCATTTCAGGAACTTGTGCAAAACATCAGCGGTCCCTGACACAAGCGATTAAACGTGCCCGTGCCATTGCGCTTTTACCTTTCGTGGGCACCCTGGACTATAGCTGA
- a CDS encoding YybS family protein has protein sequence MPKTGQGDISKDILSGITITVVIFAVSVYMPIIGFVSALLIPLPTLFYRSKLGRTTGAIIPVLTIILMVAVLRGISIDILFFFELLLLGFIMSELFELDLSVEKTLLYACSSVLCTGIVCLLFYSKIAKIGIIALVSEYVAKNLELTLALYKDIGVSKETIRMISASLENIQYVLIRIIPAIVIASTFFVSWICLLLSKPMLKRRDLFYPDFGALNLWKAPEPLVWGLIGSGVLLILPYTAFKIIGLNGLLILMTIYFFHGMAIVSFYFERKQFPRILRFFLYSLIALQQVVLLIVIGLGIFDMWLNFRKIELKEDN, from the coding sequence GTGCCTAAAACGGGCCAAGGGGATATCTCCAAGGATATTCTAAGTGGTATTACAATCACAGTCGTTATCTTTGCTGTTTCCGTTTACATGCCGATCATTGGGTTTGTCTCTGCCCTTTTGATCCCCTTGCCGACGCTTTTCTATCGATCAAAACTCGGAAGAACAACCGGCGCCATAATACCTGTTTTGACAATCATATTAATGGTTGCCGTTCTTAGGGGAATATCCATCGACATCCTGTTCTTCTTTGAGCTGCTGCTGCTCGGTTTTATCATGAGCGAACTTTTTGAGCTGGATCTTTCCGTTGAAAAGACGCTGCTGTATGCCTGCAGCAGCGTATTGTGCACAGGAATTGTTTGCCTGCTCTTTTACAGCAAGATTGCCAAAATCGGGATTATCGCCCTTGTGTCGGAATATGTTGCCAAAAACCTTGAACTTACCTTGGCACTATACAAAGACATAGGGGTATCGAAAGAAACCATCCGGATGATTTCGGCCTCACTGGAGAATATCCAGTATGTGTTGATACGAATTATCCCTGCAATTGTCATAGCATCTACCTTTTTTGTCTCTTGGATCTGTCTGTTGCTTTCAAAACCGATGCTAAAACGCAGGGATCTTTTTTATCCCGATTTTGGTGCTCTGAACTTGTGGAAGGCACCGGAACCTCTGGTATGGGGTCTGATTGGATCAGGCGTGTTGCTAATTCTACCTTACACAGCCTTTAAGATTATCGGTTTAAACGGGCTGCTGATCCTGATGACCATATATTTTTTCCATGGTATGGCCATTGTATCTTTTTATTTTGAAAGAAAGCAATTTCCGCGTATACTCAGGTTTTTTTTATACAGCCTGATTGCCCTGCAACAGGTGGTGCTGTTGATTGTTATCGGGCTTGGAATCTTTGACATGTGGCTGAACTTCAGAAAAATAGAACTTAAAGAAGACAACTAA
- a CDS encoding 50S ribosomal protein L9, whose amino-acid sequence MKLILTETIESLGIIGSEVTVAAGYARNYLLPQKKAVLATPQNRKMLEKERAKFELQIAKEKGLAEEMAKRLEGVVCRIHAKVSEEDRLYGSVTARDIADALASQDINIEKRMIILSEPIKTIGTYKVPIRIYKGVKPEIIVEIMPEV is encoded by the coding sequence ATGAAATTGATTTTAACAGAAACAATAGAGTCGTTAGGTATCATCGGCAGCGAAGTCACCGTAGCAGCCGGTTATGCCCGAAATTACCTTCTACCCCAGAAAAAGGCTGTGCTGGCTACGCCGCAAAACCGCAAAATGCTGGAAAAGGAAAGAGCCAAATTTGAACTCCAGATTGCCAAAGAAAAAGGACTGGCAGAGGAGATGGCCAAAAGGCTTGAAGGTGTTGTATGCAGAATCCATGCAAAAGTTAGCGAAGAGGACCGTCTTTACGGTTCGGTCACCGCCCGTGATATAGCTGATGCGCTGGCAAGCCAGGATATTAATATCGAAAAAAGGATGATTATACTTAGCGAACCGATCAAAACCATCGGGACCTACAAAGTCCCCATCCGCATTTACAAAGGAGTTAAACCCGAAATTATCGTCGAGATAATGCCCGAAGTATAA
- the dnaB gene encoding replicative DNA helicase: MVDSRLKAAKDPSLFHLPPQNLEAEESILSAILIDNDTLFEVLEILSPGDFYKSAHQKIFAAITELFTRNEPVDLITLTNILREHNRLEEIGGATYLANLVDTVPLAVNAQHYAKIVHDKACLRRLIEKANAIARRCFEDSGHVDNVIDFAESSIFEISENKVKPSFYHIGKIIEGNIDALEERQGSKALVTGVATGYTKIDELTAGFQKSDLIILAGRPGMGKTALALNIAKHAAVDVSIPVAIFSLEMSKEQLSMRMLSSEARIDSSKMRRGFISQNDWMKITEAAGILSEAQIFIDDSPNINAFEIRAKSRRLKMDKNIGLIIVDYLQLMKGPASAERRDLEISEISRSLKALAKELNLPVVALSQLNRELEKRSDKRPQLADLRESGALEQDADVVAFIYRDELYNKDENNPKRGTAEIIIAKQRNGPTGYATLTFLETVTRFENYSPKEYP; the protein is encoded by the coding sequence ATGGTCGACAGCCGATTAAAAGCCGCCAAAGATCCATCGTTGTTTCATCTTCCACCCCAGAACCTTGAAGCTGAAGAATCTATCCTCAGCGCAATCCTGATCGACAATGACACACTCTTCGAAGTCCTTGAGATCCTCTCTCCCGGGGACTTTTACAAATCGGCCCACCAAAAAATCTTTGCCGCCATAACCGAACTCTTTACCAGAAATGAACCTGTCGACCTCATCACTCTAACCAATATTTTAAGAGAACATAACCGTCTTGAAGAAATCGGCGGGGCGACATATCTGGCCAACCTCGTAGATACTGTCCCGCTTGCTGTAAATGCTCAACATTACGCCAAAATCGTCCATGACAAGGCTTGTTTAAGGCGTCTGATCGAAAAAGCAAATGCAATTGCCAGGCGTTGCTTTGAAGACAGCGGCCATGTCGACAACGTCATTGATTTTGCCGAAAGCTCTATTTTTGAAATTTCAGAAAATAAGGTCAAACCATCATTTTATCATATCGGCAAAATTATTGAAGGCAATATCGATGCCCTTGAAGAACGTCAGGGAAGCAAGGCTCTGGTTACCGGCGTGGCCACAGGTTATACTAAAATTGATGAGTTGACCGCCGGTTTCCAGAAGTCGGACCTCATCATCCTCGCCGGACGTCCGGGCATGGGAAAAACAGCTTTGGCCCTCAATATTGCCAAGCATGCCGCCGTTGATGTCAGCATCCCGGTTGCCATATTCTCGCTGGAAATGTCCAAAGAACAGCTCTCCATGCGCATGCTCAGCAGTGAGGCCCGGATCGATTCATCCAAAATGAGAAGAGGGTTTATCTCCCAGAACGACTGGATGAAAATCACCGAAGCGGCCGGCATCCTGTCCGAAGCGCAGATTTTTATCGACGATTCCCCCAACATTAACGCCTTTGAAATCAGAGCCAAATCGCGCAGACTAAAGATGGACAAAAACATCGGCCTGATCATTGTCGATTACCTCCAGCTTATGAAGGGCCCTGCTTCTGCCGAGCGCAGAGACCTTGAGATTTCGGAAATATCGAGATCATTAAAAGCCCTGGCCAAAGAACTCAATCTTCCGGTCGTTGCGCTTTCCCAGTTGAACAGAGAATTGGAAAAACGCAGTGACAAGCGACCGCAGCTTGCTGACTTGAGAGAATCCGGGGCTCTTGAGCAGGATGCCGATGTGGTTGCTTTCATTTACAGAGACGAGCTGTATAACAAGGATGAAAATAACCCCAAAAGGGGTACGGCTGAGATAATTATCGCCAAACAGAGAAACGGGCCTACCGGCTATGCGACCTTAACATTTCTTGAAACCGTGACGCGTTTTGAAAATTACAGCCCCAAAGAATACCCCTGA
- a CDS encoding biotin/lipoyl-binding protein, which yields MTQKIAATLPGKVSAVNINVGDKVEEDEEVLVIEAMKMETPIFAPCDGTVKEILVKEGDEVEENDLLAIIEEA from the coding sequence ATGACCCAAAAAATTGCAGCAACCCTTCCGGGCAAAGTGTCTGCGGTGAACATTAATGTCGGCGATAAAGTGGAAGAAGATGAAGAAGTCCTGGTCATCGAGGCCATGAAGATGGAAACCCCCATATTCGCCCCCTGTGACGGAACCGTAAAGGAGATCCTTGTCAAAGAGGGAGACGAGGTCGAGGAAAACGATCTTCTGGCCATCATCGAAGAAGCCTGA